In Oncorhynchus clarkii lewisi isolate Uvic-CL-2024 chromosome 2, UVic_Ocla_1.0, whole genome shotgun sequence, one DNA window encodes the following:
- the LOC139375040 gene encoding receptor-type tyrosine-protein phosphatase beta-like isoform X4: MFRCATIILIVCLWWRCVEADTTNAVKCSVNLTETIARTDSIALKLITTGEACNFTVFYENSRSDITDCDLYGQYSNVYICDIRDLEPGTLHHFEVISKTDGERRNVSVRTDPVSPSRLDVLPDQVQAAQYKSQGHGGSPGLHVSWPRSRGLVDWYELTLQDTKTGESLNTRIMGTAVPQLGFTALTPGTLYGLSLVAIAGNKTAPPVLATATTAPSAISGLQLLASSNSLGVSWQPGPGRRERFRVLLRERQGSLVRNVTLKSSVTSHILNDLLPGTLYTVTVVTEAGGLQNAVFKQAVTVPAAVSDLLLENNGSLDSLRASWVTAMGSVDTYLVSLATRGSADQDRTLPPNATEVVFRGLTPGRSYQLSMRSKVGDQMTEAVTVGRTVPDKVSQLTMVGLSDGSTLKMTWSPPRGEWENYRILLMNATVALVNKTLSRPVRQYSFSGASLGLVPGRLYTAQIMVEAGPFGNIAHCQGMLAPRPVQQLVVCHSDETSLSVLWSLPVGEWDGYTVVLRQGNTVVSQRTLSRDARECTFNVLTPGRQYAITVTTNSGGLNSSTSVIGRTTPAQVTSLCVTNGGSTDSLQTQWEQATGELDSYHVLLIHDSSVIKNESAPAHTMAYSFLALKPGALYRVVVTTIRAGQASRQSVAEGRTVPAAVGEVTVSNNGRMDFLSVSWRPAKGDVDSYLVTLGDQEKTVHTLAVSKSSPECVFKSLVSGRLYNISITSRSGAYENHTIVQERTQPSSVQNPTAIHSARDDYLKVYWRHAAGDFDYYQVVIKHNNIFHQNKTVMKSQNECVFNGLVPGRLYTVIVSTWSGKYETSVSTDGRTFPAAVRSLALAERGTEDLRVTWLAAPGDVDHYQVQLLFNDMKVFPPITLGSSVGECVLSSLTPGRLYKIHVSTFSGPNQRAQFIEGRTVPSKVKNIHVSNNGQSSSLKISWTPGQGDVDSYSVSLLLGGPEARRLETRPVPKHQNELGFSSLQPGQLYSVTIRSISGILLNNNTASGRTVPSAVSGLQADNRHTTCTIQVSWQEARGVADGYSLQLLDDRGHLVTNSSQTSSGSMPLQHRFDGLTPGKRYRVLVHTTSGGVHSEGVETEARTRPAAVSDLSIQANSSSSLSFHWSPPQGEFEGYDLYLYNGDDTLYDRRSGQPSTLQVSFQGLRPGAPYRMVVLTRSGEQTNDSAIWARTIPAAVTSLQAQSRNQSEMLWVSWKRAVGELSGYLLSLYNPDGSQQAEETLGPDAMEHVFPTLIPGRLYHAVILTRSGELTNRATAHGRTAPRPPTSVSFGGVTNTSLELTWSGPAGSDYDDFDLQWAPRDHLSVFNPYHTRTSGSRILKGLYPGRLYNFILRTVSGAGGGVGGGGSSAYSPPIYKSIRTKPERVQYLHCRPQNSTSISCSWAPPEADFDSYTIECLQDSHALVYSQRTGRDRTLYHITQLEPHKRYTVSVKAISDSMTSEAAEDSVVTMIDRPPLPSLTTRVNDRAALVTKNTIFFKFNCSWFSDVNGAVKFFTVVVTESEDDENLQPEQHHPLPSYLDYKSNSSIKAYQTSYFPSRCTEGPGDSGTQSFEISLGTGMDTLGGGCDHLQAQDREQNPDTHRDHNPFCDGPLKPKTAYRLSVRAFTQLFDEEQSRYNPPLYTDTYLSLPLVTEAEPLSGVIEGISASMFLIAMMVGVTALLICRQKARKVSVQEGPVVRMSMRRERPTSGVHMGVRGNRRISSPIKIMYFESHYIKLQADSNYLLSDEYEDLKDVGRNQPLDTALLPENRGKNRYNNILPYDSTRVKLSYVDDDPCSDYINASYIPGNNFRREYIATQGPLPGTKDDFWKMVWEQNVHNVVMVTQCVEKGRVKCDHYWPFDQDPLYYGDLIVQMLSESVLPEWTIREFKICSEDQLNYSRVVRQFHYTVWPDHGVPETTQSLIQFVRTVRDYINRTSGSGATVAHCSAGVGRTGTFISLDRVLQQLDTKDTVDIYGAVFDLRLHRSHMVQTECQYAYLHQCVRDVLRARKLRSEQENPLYPIYENVNPDPQRDMVYPSY, translated from the exons GCCGATACCACTAATGCTGTCAAATGTTCAGTCAACCTGACAGAGACCATCGCCAGGACGGATTCTATTGCACTCAAATTAATAACAACAGGAGAAGCTTGTAATTTTACCGTGTTTTATGAGAATAGTCGTTCCGATATAACGGATTGTGATCTATATGGGCAGTATAGTAATGTGTATATCTGCGATATAAGGGATTTAGAACCTGGGACGTTACACCACTTTGAAGTGATATCGAagactgatggagagaggagaaacgtATCAGTGCGAACGG aTCCGGTTAGTCCATCCAGGTTGGACGTCCTACCAGACCAGGTCCAGGCAGCTCAGTATAAGAGTCAGGGTCACGGTGGCTCCCCAGGCCTGCATGTATCCTGGCCTCGCTCTCGCGGGCTGGTCGACTGGTATGAGCTCACACTACAGGACACTAAAACAGGAGAGAGCCTCAATACTCGCATCATGGGCACTGCCGTCCCTCAGTTAGGCTTTACCGCCCTCACCCCTGGCACCCTCTATGGCCTCAGCCTTGTGGCAATAGCTGGGAATAAAACTGCCCCACCAGTGCTGGCCACTGCAACCACAG CTCCCTCAGCCATCAGCGGCCTCCAGCTCTTGGCCTCCTCCAACAGCCTGGGGGTTTCTTGGCAGCCCGGCCCAGGCAGGAGAGAGCGTTTCAGAGTGCTGCTGAGGGAGCGGCAGGGCAGCCTGGTCAGGAACGTCACCCTGAAGAGTAGCGTCACCTCCCACATCCTTAATGACCTGTTGCCTGGGACACTGTACACTGTCACTGTGGTGACTGAGGCTGGAGGCCTTCAGAATGCTGTCTTCAAACAAGCAGTCACAG TCCCCGCGGCGGTGTCAGACCTCCTCTTGGAGAACAACGGCAGTCTGGACTCATTGAGGGCCTCCTGGGTCACAGCTATGGGCAGCGTGGACACATACCTGGTCTCCCTTGCAACCCGGGGTTCAGCCGATCAGGACAGGACGCTGCCACCCAATGCCACAGAGGTGGTCTTCCGCGGCCTGACCCCTGGACGATCCTATCAGTTGTCTATGAGGTCAAAGGTTGGAGACCAGATGACTGAAGCTGTGACCGTGGGTAGAACTG TGCCAGACAAGGTGTCTCAATTGACCATGGTGGGCCTCAGTGACGGCAGCACTCTGAAGATGACATGGTCACCGCCTAGAGGGGAATGGGAGAACTACCGCATCCTGCTAATGAATGCCACAGTGGCTCTGGTCAATAAGACACTAAGCAGGCCAGTGAGACAGTACTCCTTCTCTGGGGCTTCCCTGGGGCTGGTGCCTGGCAGGCTTTACACAGCTCAGATCATGGTGGAGGCTGGCCCATTTGGCAACATTGCTCACTGCCAGGGAATGCTAG cacCTCGGCCTGTCCAGCAGCTGGTCGTCTGTCACAGTGATGAGACGTCTCTGAGCGTGCTGTGGTCTCTCCCCGTAGGGGAGTGGGACGGGTACACTGTGGTCCTGAGACAGGGGAACACCGTTGTGTCCCAGAGGACACTGTCCCGTGACGCCAGGGAGTGCACCTTCAACGTCCTCACACCTGGACGCCAGTACGCCATCACTGTCACGACCAACAGTGGGGGCCTAAACAGCTCAACTTCAGTGATTGGACGAACCA CCCCAGCGCAGGTGACCAGTCTGTGTGTGACCAACGGTGGCAGCACGGACAGCCTCCAGACCCAGTGGGAGCAGGCAACCGGAGAGCTGGACTCATACCACGTGCTGCTCATCCATGACAGCAGCGTGATCAAGAACGAGAGCGCCCCAGCCCACACCATGGCCTACAGCTTCCTGGCCCTGAAGCCTGGAGCCCTCTACAGGGTGGTAGTAACCACCATCAGAGCAGGACAAGCCTCCAGGCAGAGCGTGGCAGAGGGACGCACAG tccctgctgccGTAGGCGAGGTGACGGTCAGCAACAACGGTCGTATGGACTTCCTCAGCGTGTCATGGCGTCCGGCCAAAGGTGACGTGGACAGTTATCTGGTCACTCTGGGGGACCAGGAGAAGACAGTCCACACCCTGGCCGTGTCCAAATCCAGCCCAGAGTGTGTGTTCAAGTCCCTGGTGTCTGGACGGCTCTATAACATCTCCATCACTTCCAGGAGTGGTGCCTATGAGAATCACACCATCGTACAGGAACGCACAC AGCCCTCTAGTGTCCAGAACCCCACAGCGATCCACTCGGCCAGGGATGACTACCTGAAGGTGTACTGGCGCCATGCGGCAGGGGACTTTGACTACTACCAGGTGGTCATCAAGCACAACAATATCTTCCACCAGAACAAGACGGTTATGAAGAGCCAGAACGAGTGTGTGTTCAACGGCCTGGTGCCCGGGAGGCTGTACACTGTCATCGTCAGCACCTGGAGCGGGAAGTATGAGACCAGCGTGTCTACGGATGGAAGGACCT TCCCTGCGGCGGTGAGGTCACTAGCCCTAGCTGAGCGGGGAACGGAGGACCTGCGTGTCACCTGGTTGGCTGCTCCGGGGGACGTTGACCACTACCAGGTGCAGCTCCTCTTCAACGACATGAAG GTGTTCCCGCCCATCACCCTGGGCAGCAGCGTGGGGGAgtgtgtcctctcctccctcaccccggGACGCCTCTATAAGATCCATGTTTCTACCTTTAGCGGCCCCAACCAGAGGGCCCAGTTCATAGAGGGCAGGACAG TCCCCAGCAAAGTCAAGAATATCCACGTGAGTAACAATGGCCAGAGCAGCAGTCTGAAAATCAGCTGGACCCCGGGGCAGGGTGACGTGGACAGCTACTCCGTGTCCCTATTGCTGGGTGGACCAGAGGCACGCAGGCTGGAGACGCGGCCCGTACCCAAACACCAGAATGAACTAGGGTTCAGCTCCTTGCAGCCTGGGCAGCTGTACAGTGTGACCATTAGATCTATCAGTGGCATACTGTTGAATAACAACACGGCCAGCGGACGCACCG tCCCTTCTGCAGTGTCTGGGCTGCAGGCTGACAACAGACACACCACCTGCACTATACAGGTGAGCTGGCAGGAGGCCCGGGGCGTGGCAGACGGATACAGCCTGCAGCTCCTGGACGACAGGGGACACCTGGTCACCAACAG CTCCCAGACATCCTCTGGCTCCATGCCGCTCCAGCATCGCTTCGACGGCCTCACCCCAGGGAAGAGGTACCGCGTCCTGGTTCACACCACCAGCGGAGGGGTCCACAGCGAGGGCGTCGAAACTGAAGCACGTACAC GTCCGGCGGCAGTCAGCGACCTCTCCATCCAggccaacagcagcagcagcctgtCCTTCCACTGGTCTCCCCCGCAGGGAGAGTTCGAAGGTTACGACCTCTACCTGTACAACGGAGATGACACGCTGTACGACCGGCGTAGCGGCCAGCCCAGCACACTGCAGGTCTCCTTCCAGGGCCTGAGGCCTGGTGCCCCTTACAGGATGGTGGTGTTAACGCGCAGCGGAGAGCAGACCAACGACTCAGCTATCTGGGCCAGGACTA TCCCGGCTGCAGTGACCTCCCTCCAGGCACAGAGTCGTAACCAGTCGGAGATGTTGTGGGTGTCATGGAAGCGGGCGGTGGGGGAGCTAAGtggctacctgctgtccctctaCAACCCAGATGGCTCCCAGCAGGCAGAGGAGACGTTAGGGCCAGACGCCATGGAGCACGTCTTCCCCACGCTGATCCCCGGGCGTCTCTACCATGCTGTCATCCTCACACGCAGCGGAGAGCTCACCAACAGGGCCACCGCTCATGGACGTACCG CCCCCAGACCCCCTACCTCTGTATCATTTGGTGGAGTCACCAACACCTCCCTGGAGCTGACCTGGAGTGGTCCTGCAGGCAGCGACTATGACGACTTTGACCTGCAGTGGGCCCCCAGGGACCACCTGTCTGTATTCAACCCCTACCACACCCGGACCTCCGGGAGCCGCATTCTGAAGGGGCTATACCCAGGACGCCTGTACAACTTCATCCTGCGTACCGTCAGTGgggctggtggtggtgttggtggtggtgggagcTCTGCCTACAGCCCACCCATCTACAAGAGCATTCGAACAA AGCCAGAGCGTGTCCAGTACCTGCACTGCCGCCCCCAGAACTCCACCTCCATCTCCTGCTCCTGGGCCCCTCCGGAGGCCGACTTTGACTCATACACTATTGAGTGCCTCCAGGACTCCCACGCCCTGGTGTACTCCCAGCGGACAGGCCGCGACAGAACCCTCTACCACATCACCCAGCTGGAGCCACACAAGCGCTACACCGTCTCCGTCAAGGCCATCTCCGACAGCATGACCAGCGAGGCCGCCGAGGACAGCGTGGTCACCATGATCGACC GTCCACCCCTTCCTTCCCTGACCACTCGGGTTAACGACAGGGCTgctcttgtcaccaaaaacaccaTCTTCTTCAAGTTTAACTGCAGCTGGTTCAGTGATGTCAATGGAGCCGTCAAGTTCTTCACAGTGGTGGTGACCGAGTCTGAAG ACGATGAAAACCTTCAACCAGAGCAGCACCACCCTCTGCCTTCTTATCTGGACTACAAATCCAACAGTTCCATCAAGGCCTACCAGACCAGCTACTTCCCTAGTCGCTGCACAGAGGGGCCAGGAGACAGCGGGACTCAGAGCTTTGAGATCAGCCTGGGTACAGGCATGGACACCCTCGGGGGTGGCTGTGACCACCTACAGGCCCAGGACAGGGAGCAgaacccagacacacacagagaccacaACCCATTCTGTGATGGCCCACTCAAACCCAAAACTGCATACAG gcTCAGTGTGCGTGCGTTCACCCAGCTCTTTGACGAGGAGCAGAGCAGATACAACCCACCCCTCTACACAGACACTTACCTGTCCCTTCCCCTGGTAACAGAAGCAG AGCCCCTGAGCGGTGTGATCGAGGGCATCAGTGCCAGTATGTTCCTCATTGCCATGATGGTGGGAGTCACTGCACTGCTCATCTGCAGACAGAAGGCTCGCAAAGT GAGTGTGCAGGAGGGGCCAGTGGTCCGAATgagcatgaggagagagaggcccACCTCAGGAGTGCACATGGGCGTCAGGGG TAATCGTCGTATTTCAAG CCCCATCAAGATCATGTACTTTGAGTCCCACTACATTAAACTCCAGGCTGACTCCAATTACCTACTGTCTGATGAGTACGAG GACCTGAAAGACGTAGGAAGGAACCAGCCCCTGGACACAGCCCTGCTGccagagaacagagggaaaaacCGATACAACAACATCCTGCCCT ACGATTCGACCCGTGTGAAGCTGTCCTATGTGGATGATGATCCGTGCTCTGACTACATCAACGCCAGCTACATTCCT GGGAACAACTTCCGTAGGGAGTACATCGCCACTCAGGGCCCACTTCCTGGAACCAAAGATGACTTCTGGAAGATGGTGTGGGAGCAGAACGTCCATAATGTTGTCATGGTGACCCAGTGTGTGGAGAAAGGCAGG GTAAAGTGTGATCACTACTGGCCCTTCGACCAGGACCCTCTTTATTACGGAGACCTCATCGTTCAGATGTTGTCTGAATCTGTGCTGCCAGAATGGACTATCCGGGAATTCAAGATCTGTAGC